Proteins encoded by one window of Dehalococcoidales bacterium:
- a CDS encoding response regulator has translation MREEMPAKETILIVDDEEAIRKLLGRKLVSMGYRCREAGGAAQAMDELQDGAVALVLLDIKMPGKSGVQLLPEIRAAYPDTVVIMATATTDTDTAVHCMKHGAYDYVTKPFNLSGVVLSVERALERKRLELENRYYQQHLEERVSLQAEKIRRSFLNSITALAYALEAKDRYTSGHSEWVAALSVVIATELGLPSEEIEKIRLAGLLHDIGKIGVKEPVLNKPERLTDDEFQYVKSHCELGERILAPIVEDKDILFMVRHHHERYDGAGYPDGLPLTEMPPSAGILAAKGCPEMVHEGVGGGVPSWCRGASVLAVADSFDAMTSARSYRKAMSDEMACAEIEKGRGTQFTPAVVDAFLRVKKKIPVAD, from the coding sequence ATGAGGGAAGAGATGCCCGCTAAGGAAACGATACTGATAGTTGATGATGAGGAAGCGATTCGCAAACTCCTCGGGCGGAAGCTGGTTAGCATGGGCTATCGGTGTCGCGAAGCCGGTGGTGCCGCTCAGGCTATGGATGAGTTGCAGGATGGTGCGGTGGCACTGGTTCTTCTCGATATCAAAATGCCGGGTAAATCAGGGGTTCAGTTACTGCCCGAAATAAGGGCTGCTTACCCTGATACGGTAGTTATTATGGCTACCGCTACCACCGATACCGATACCGCTGTGCATTGCATGAAGCATGGTGCCTATGACTATGTTACCAAACCGTTTAACCTTAGCGGAGTCGTCTTGAGCGTGGAGCGAGCTCTGGAGAGGAAAAGGCTGGAGCTGGAGAACCGGTACTACCAGCAGCACCTGGAAGAGCGGGTTAGCCTGCAGGCAGAGAAAATCCGCCGGTCGTTCTTGAATTCGATTACTGCTCTTGCCTATGCCTTGGAGGCTAAGGATAGGTATACCAGCGGCCACTCCGAGTGGGTCGCCGCTTTGTCTGTAGTGATCGCTACGGAGCTGGGTTTACCGTCGGAAGAAATCGAGAAGATCAGGCTGGCGGGGCTGCTCCACGATATCGGTAAGATAGGGGTGAAAGAGCCGGTGCTGAATAAACCGGAGCGGCTTACCGATGATGAGTTTCAGTATGTAAAAAGCCACTGCGAGCTTGGAGAGCGTATCCTGGCCCCCATCGTGGAGGATAAAGATATTCTGTTTATGGTGCGCCATCACCATGAACGCTACGATGGTGCTGGTTATCCTGACGGCCTGCCTTTAACAGAAATGCCTCCGTCTGCCGGTATTCTGGCGGCTAAAGGTTGCCCTGAAATGGTTCATGAGGGGGTTGGGGGTGGGGTTCCCTCATGGTGTCGGGGTGCCAGTGTCCTGGCAGTGGCCGATTCATTTGATGCGATGACCTCTGCGCGTTCCTACCGTAAGGCGATGAGTGATGAGATGGCCTGCGCTGAGATAGAAAAAGGCCGGGGGACCCAGTTTACCCCTGCGGTGGTAGATGCCTTCCTCAGGGTGAAGAAAAAGATACCCGTAGCTGATTGA
- a CDS encoding transporter substrate-binding domain-containing protein: MRAIKRYLMPILGLLLIHVAVTSPIVFANDSITIRVGVYENHPKIFTDDSGKAAGFWPDIIEYIASEEDWNIEYVTGTWTECLSRLETNEIDIMPDVAYTEERGKLYDFPNENTYVSWSSVYAKAGNDIQSILDLEGKTIAVFAGSSSVEGSGGIKELINAFHISCTLIEVDSYTRVFELVKSGEVDAGISNRDFANQHLEQFNLVRTAIIFQPHTLYFAFPKESSLTPYLIAKIDSHMKELKADSNSVYYQSQEKWLGVKPEEKTIIPTWVKWLFIGIGVAAGILVGGNYLLRSRVKSKTRELIEEIGERKQAEDALKTSEGKFRLMFHSVSEGIVCSDLDGNISDANRAAVLMFGYDHKDQVVGHGVFEYVDEIDHDRVIKNMMRTLETGITRDIEYIFVRKDGSRFPGELSSSVLSNESDGDPVGFITVIRDITERKKAEAEKLEMERKAQVTDRLASIGEMASGIAHEINNPLTSVVGFSELLMEKDLPEDLRQDVEIIYDSSQRVAGIVKGLLTFARQHKPVQNRTGINEIIESTLALRKYALETSNIEVEARFDNGLPWTVADTGQLQQVFLNIIVNAEAEMKKAHGRGRLTIRTERAGDRIRISFADDGPGIARENLERIFDPFFTTKEVGEGTGLGLSLSRGIITEHNGALYAESEEGKGATFFVELPIVTEEEEKVEDTGAIKASEKIIGGRILVVDDEPAILALLNKLLGGEGYDVATSGSGREALGMIKEQEGYDLIISDIRLPGLSGAELYDELGGIAPSLQKRVIFITGDVISANTREFLKTTGVPCVPKPFDIASLKEEVKRVITGEN, translated from the coding sequence ATGAGGGCGATAAAGAGATATCTGATGCCTATATTGGGTTTGTTACTGATTCATGTTGCCGTCACCTCTCCCATTGTTTTTGCGAATGATTCAATCACAATCAGAGTAGGGGTTTATGAGAATCACCCCAAAATCTTTACTGATGATAGCGGTAAAGCTGCTGGATTCTGGCCAGACATTATTGAATATATCGCCTCAGAGGAAGACTGGAATATAGAGTATGTAACTGGTACTTGGACGGAGTGTCTATCTAGGTTAGAAACCAATGAAATTGATATAATGCCAGACGTTGCTTATACCGAGGAGAGAGGTAAACTGTATGATTTTCCAAACGAGAATACGTATGTGAGCTGGTCAAGCGTGTATGCGAAAGCAGGTAACGATATACAATCCATCCTTGACCTGGAAGGAAAAACAATAGCGGTATTTGCGGGTAGCTCAAGTGTTGAAGGATCGGGAGGTATAAAAGAATTAATTAACGCTTTCCATATTAGTTGCACTTTAATCGAGGTAGATAGTTACACCCGGGTTTTTGAACTGGTGAAAAGTGGTGAGGTAGATGCCGGTATCTCCAACAGGGACTTTGCCAACCAGCATTTAGAGCAGTTTAACCTCGTCAGGACTGCCATAATATTCCAGCCCCATACCCTTTATTTCGCTTTCCCCAAAGAGTCAAGTTTAACTCCATATCTCATAGCAAAAATTGATTCACACATGAAGGAGCTAAAGGCAGACAGTAATTCCGTATATTATCAATCGCAGGAAAAGTGGCTCGGAGTAAAGCCAGAAGAAAAAACCATCATTCCCACTTGGGTGAAGTGGCTGTTCATCGGTATAGGAGTTGCGGCAGGTATACTTGTAGGGGGAAATTATCTACTTAGGTCTCGGGTGAAATCAAAGACCAGAGAGCTAATAGAGGAAATTGGAGAGCGTAAGCAGGCAGAGGATGCGTTAAAGACATCGGAGGGCAAATTCCGTCTTATGTTTCATTCTGTAAGCGAGGGTATCGTGTGCTCCGATCTGGATGGTAATATAAGTGACGCGAATAGAGCGGCCGTTCTTATGTTTGGCTATGACCATAAAGACCAGGTTGTCGGGCATGGGGTTTTTGAATATGTGGATGAAATTGATCACGATAGAGTCATAAAAAATATGATGAGGACTCTGGAGACAGGTATTACACGGGATATCGAGTACATATTTGTTAGGAAGGATGGCAGCAGATTTCCCGGTGAGTTAAGCTCCAGTGTCCTCAGTAATGAATCCGACGGAGACCCCGTCGGATTCATTACCGTGATCAGAGATATCACAGAGCGTAAGAAGGCAGAGGCGGAGAAGTTGGAGATGGAGAGGAAGGCACAGGTTACCGACAGGTTGGCCTCCATCGGCGAAATGGCCTCCGGCATTGCACATGAGATAAACAACCCCTTAACCAGCGTGGTCGGCTTCTCCGAGCTGCTGATGGAGAAGGACCTGCCCGAAGATTTGAGGCAGGACGTGGAAATTATTTACGACAGTTCACAGAGGGTAGCCGGCATCGTTAAGGGGCTGCTTACCTTCGCCCGCCAGCACAAACCAGTACAAAACCGCACCGGCATCAACGAGATAATTGAGAGCACCCTAGCCCTGCGCAAGTATGCCCTGGAGACGTCCAATATCGAGGTAGAAGCCCGGTTCGATAACGGCCTACCCTGGACGGTGGCCGATACCGGCCAGCTCCAGCAGGTGTTCCTCAACATCATCGTCAATGCTGAGGCGGAGATGAAGAAGGCCCACGGCAGGGGCAGACTTACTATCAGGACGGAGCGGGCCGGCGACAGGATACGGATATCGTTTGCCGATGACGGACCGGGCATCGCCCGGGAGAACCTGGAGAGGATATTCGACCCCTTCTTCACCACCAAAGAGGTGGGGGAAGGAACCGGACTGGGCCTGAGCCTGTCCCGGGGCATCATCACCGAGCATAACGGGGCGCTGTATGCCGAGAGTGAGGAAGGCAAGGGGGCCACCTTCTTCGTCGAGCTGCCAATCGTAACGGAGGAAGAGGAGAAAGTTGAGGATACCGGGGCGATCAAGGCATCCGAGAAGATCATCGGGGGCCGGATACTGGTGGTGGATGATGAGCCGGCCATACTAGCGTTGCTGAATAAGTTACTCGGTGGCGAGGGTTACGATGTGGCGACTTCAGGCAGCGGCAGAGAGGCCCTTGGGATGATTAAGGAGCAGGAGGGTTACGATCTTATCATTTCCGATATCAGGCTGCCCGGTCTAAGCGGTGCCGAGCTGTACGATGAGCTGGGGGGAATAGCCCCTTCCCTGCAGAAGAGGGTCATCTTTATCACCGGAGACGTGATCAGCGCCAATACCAGGGAGTTCCTCAAAACGACCGGAGTCCCCTGTGTTCCCAAGCCCTTTGACATCGCTAGTCTGAAGGAAGAGGTAAAACGGGTAATTACAGGAGAAAATTGA
- a CDS encoding response regulator yields MDARKILVVDDEQNIRLVLRGMLEKHYTILEASNGQEALDIAGRQKPDLIFMDILMPGMDGYNACYKIKTDEATRTIPVVILTAVGHKLNQELGKKVGADEYITKPFRKEDLLAVIARFLK; encoded by the coding sequence ATGGATGCCAGAAAAATACTTGTTGTTGATGATGAGCAGAATATCAGGCTGGTCTTGAGGGGTATGCTCGAGAAGCACTACACCATTCTCGAGGCAAGTAACGGGCAGGAGGCTCTGGATATTGCCGGCCGCCAGAAACCGGACCTTATTTTTATGGATATCCTTATGCCGGGGATGGATGGCTATAACGCCTGCTATAAAATCAAGACGGACGAGGCAACCAGGACAATTCCAGTGGTTATACTGACTGCTGTGGGCCATAAGTTAAACCAGGAGCTGGGTAAGAAGGTAGGCGCCGATGAGTACATTACCAAACCCTTCCGGAAAGAGGATTTGCTGGCTGTAATCGCCCGGTTCCTTAAATAG